One part of the Acetoanaerobium sticklandii genome encodes these proteins:
- the asnS gene encoding asparagine--tRNA ligase: protein MTKAVDIKKLYRDTDDYMGKEIVIQGWIRTLRDSKNFGFIEVNDGSFFKNLQIVFDETLDNFKDVAKLPIATAIKVTGDLVKTEGAKQPFEIKAKSIVVEAPSSSDFPLQKKRHTFEYLRTIAHLRPRSNAFSAVFRVRSVAAYAIHKFFQDRGFVYVHTPIITGSDAEGAGEMFRVTTLDLKNPPKNADGSIDNTQDFFGKETNLTVSGQLEGEIFALAYKDIYTFGPTFRAENSNTSRHAAEFWMIEPEIAFAELEDNMELAEDMIKYIISYVLENAPEEMEFFGSIVDKDLLPRLQNVVSNDFGRVTYTEAIKLLQESGHNFEYPVSWGMDLQTEHERYITEQIFKKPVFVTDYPKEIKAFYMRLNEDEKTVAAMDLLVPGIGEIIGGSQREEREDVLAGKIRAMGLNEEDYWWYLELRKYGGVKHAGYGLGFERMIMYLTGMTNIRDVIPFPRTVGTAEF, encoded by the coding sequence ATGACTAAAGCAGTTGATATTAAAAAGCTTTATAGAGATACAGACGATTACATGGGAAAAGAAATCGTAATCCAAGGATGGATTAGAACACTTAGAGACTCTAAAAACTTTGGATTTATAGAAGTAAATGACGGAAGTTTTTTCAAAAACCTGCAAATTGTATTTGATGAAACTTTAGATAATTTTAAGGATGTAGCAAAATTACCTATAGCTACAGCTATAAAAGTAACTGGAGATTTAGTAAAAACAGAAGGAGCAAAACAGCCTTTTGAAATAAAAGCAAAATCAATAGTAGTAGAAGCGCCATCTAGCTCGGATTTTCCACTTCAAAAAAAGCGCCATACTTTTGAATACCTTAGAACGATAGCTCACCTTAGACCTAGAAGTAATGCTTTTTCTGCAGTGTTTAGAGTTCGTTCAGTAGCCGCTTATGCGATTCATAAGTTTTTCCAAGACAGAGGCTTTGTTTATGTACATACTCCAATAATAACTGGAAGTGATGCAGAAGGTGCTGGAGAAATGTTTAGAGTTACTACTTTAGACCTTAAGAATCCTCCTAAGAATGCAGATGGAAGCATTGACAATACTCAAGACTTCTTTGGAAAAGAAACTAACCTTACAGTTAGTGGACAGCTTGAGGGAGAAATATTTGCTCTTGCTTACAAAGATATCTATACCTTTGGACCAACATTTAGAGCAGAAAATTCTAACACATCTAGACATGCGGCTGAGTTTTGGATGATAGAGCCTGAGATAGCTTTTGCTGAGCTAGAGGATAACATGGAGCTAGCTGAAGACATGATTAAATACATCATCAGCTATGTACTGGAAAATGCACCTGAAGAGATGGAATTCTTCGGAAGCATAGTAGATAAAGACCTTCTTCCTAGACTACAAAATGTAGTAAGCAATGACTTTGGAAGAGTGACATATACTGAAGCTATTAAATTACTTCAGGAAAGTGGACACAATTTCGAATATCCAGTTTCATGGGGAATGGACCTTCAGACTGAGCATGAGAGATATATTACTGAGCAAATTTTCAAAAAACCAGTATTTGTTACTGATTATCCTAAAGAAATCAAAGCCTTCTATATGAGACTTAATGAAGATGAAAAAACTGTAGCAGCTATGGACTTACTAGTGCCTGGCATAGGGGAAATCATCGGAGGAAGTCAAAGGGAAGAAAGAGAAGACGTACTTGCTGGAAAAATCAGAGCAATGGGACTGAATGAAGAGGACTACTGGTGGTACCTTGAGCTTCGTAAATACGGTGGAGTAAAGCATGCTGGATATGGACTAGGATTTGAAAGAATGATAATGTATTTAACTGGTATGACAAATATCAGAGACGTTATACCTTTCCCTAGAACAGTTGGAACAGCAGAATTCTAA
- a CDS encoding histidinol-phosphatase HisJ family protein produces MIKRDYHIHTAYSDDCIIPMETMVLSAIEKGMEEIALTDHVDYDYPDRDLPFVVNYDLYSQDYYALKEKYQDKINILFGVEIGLQPHLGSKIEELLAKYPFDFAIGSIHTVKHHDIYARRFWDNKSKVKGYTEYFEDVLECAKMHSCYRVFGHLDYVNRYGGFDDKTLYYKDYADIIDEILKTIIKGERGIEINTSGYRYGLNQTHPQRDILKRYKELGGEIITLGSDSHKDEHISADFDIAEQMLKDLGIHYLAKFSKMKPEMYKIGD; encoded by the coding sequence TTGATTAAACGTGACTATCATATTCACACTGCTTATTCAGATGACTGCATTATACCTATGGAAACCATGGTATTATCCGCAATAGAAAAAGGCATGGAAGAAATTGCTCTTACTGATCATGTAGACTACGATTATCCAGATAGAGATTTGCCTTTTGTAGTAAATTACGATTTATACTCACAGGATTATTATGCTCTAAAGGAAAAATATCAAGATAAAATCAATATTTTATTTGGTGTAGAGATAGGGCTTCAGCCACATTTAGGCTCTAAAATCGAGGAGCTCCTTGCTAAGTATCCCTTTGATTTTGCTATTGGCTCAATCCATACTGTAAAGCACCACGATATATATGCAAGAAGATTTTGGGATAATAAATCCAAAGTAAAAGGCTATACAGAGTATTTTGAGGATGTTTTGGAATGTGCTAAAATGCACTCTTGCTATAGAGTTTTTGGCCATTTGGATTATGTAAACAGATATGGTGGATTCGATGACAAAACTCTATATTACAAGGATTATGCGGATATAATAGACGAGATTTTAAAAACCATAATAAAAGGCGAGAGAGGTATAGAAATCAACACTTCTGGCTATCGCTACGGATTAAATCAAACTCATCCTCAAAGAGACATCTTAAAACGCTACAAAGAGCTAGGTGGAGAAATCATAACTTTAGGCTCTGACTCTCATAAGGATGAGCACATAAGTGCAGATTTTGACATAGCTGAGCAAATGCTAAAAGATTTAGGTATTCATTATCTTGCTAAGTTTAGCAAAATGAAGCCGGAAATGTACAAAATAGGCGATTAG
- a CDS encoding serine dehydratase subunit alpha family protein: MESYCKQDYIDILKKELVPAMGCTEPIALAYAAAKAREVLGEAPKNVEAFVSPNILKNGMGVGIPGTGMIGLEIAGAIGIVGGDASKELNVLADITYEDVKQSQQMVAEQKIKIGVKSDINPIYIEVNAASGESNSKVIIEEKHNNIVYIEKNGEVILNNRLQKDTKEESKEVSVENKAESSSKASINQDTGKSLKFSVESIYDFSVNMPLEELSFVYDLTITNSLISNEGMEKNYGHRIGRIVQKNIDNGLLADDLMSYVIKKSAAGADARMGGCMLPAMSNSGSGNQGITLSVPVIACAEKLGSDKEKLTRALVLASLISIYIKSNMKRLSALCGAMTAGASASCGMTYLLGGNLEQVKFSVQNMIGNLTGIVCDGAKPNCAMKVATGVSAAVISSLAAMDNVSCTSLEGIVDDNVDKSIANLGKIAAYGMADLDKMMLEIMVDKKSN, translated from the coding sequence ATGGAAAGCTATTGTAAACAGGATTATATTGATATTTTAAAAAAAGAGCTAGTACCAGCTATGGGATGTACTGAGCCTATAGCGCTTGCATATGCAGCGGCTAAGGCTAGGGAGGTTTTAGGAGAAGCTCCGAAGAATGTAGAAGCTTTCGTAAGCCCTAATATACTTAAAAACGGAATGGGAGTAGGCATACCAGGAACTGGAATGATTGGCCTAGAAATTGCTGGAGCAATAGGGATAGTAGGAGGAGATGCAAGTAAAGAACTAAATGTCCTTGCGGATATAACCTATGAAGATGTAAAGCAAAGTCAGCAGATGGTAGCAGAGCAAAAGATTAAAATAGGAGTAAAATCAGATATAAATCCTATATATATAGAAGTAAATGCAGCATCTGGAGAGTCTAATAGTAAGGTCATAATAGAAGAAAAGCATAACAATATAGTATACATAGAAAAAAATGGGGAAGTAATATTAAATAATCGTCTCCAAAAGGACACTAAAGAAGAAAGTAAAGAAGTATCAGTAGAGAATAAAGCTGAATCTTCAAGCAAAGCTTCTATAAACCAAGATACAGGAAAAAGTCTTAAATTTTCCGTGGAGAGTATATACGATTTTTCTGTAAATATGCCTCTTGAAGAGCTTAGCTTTGTTTATGATTTAACTATAACAAATAGCTTGATTTCAAATGAAGGAATGGAAAAAAACTACGGTCATAGAATTGGAAGAATAGTACAAAAAAACATAGATAATGGACTTCTAGCAGATGACTTGATGTCTTACGTAATCAAAAAATCTGCAGCAGGGGCCGATGCTAGGATGGGAGGCTGTATGCTTCCAGCAATGAGCAATTCGGGCAGTGGAAACCAAGGGATTACTTTATCTGTTCCAGTTATAGCCTGCGCTGAAAAGCTAGGGTCTGATAAAGAAAAACTAACTAGAGCCTTGGTATTAGCGAGTCTTATATCTATTTATATCAAATCTAATATGAAAAGATTATCTGCACTTTGTGGAGCTATGACTGCAGGAGCTTCAGCTTCTTGTGGAATGACTTATTTGTTAGGTGGGAATCTAGAGCAAGTTAAGTTCTCAGTTCAAAACATGATAGGAAACCTAACTGGAATAGTATGTGATGGGGCAAAACCTAACTGTGCCATGAAGGTAGCTACTGGAGTAAGCGCAGCCGTAATATCAAGCCTTGCAGCTATGGACAACGTATCTTGTACTTCCTTAGAGGGAATAGTAGACGACAATGTTGACAAGAGCATTGCGAACCTTGGAAAAATTGCAGCTTATGGAATGGCAGATTTGGACAAAATGATGCTAGAGATAATGGTGGATAAAAAATCAAATTAA
- a CDS encoding helix-turn-helix transcriptional regulator, whose product MTSQEILKPYIIFTKFLGNFLGPNYEVVLHDVTTPEKSVIAIENSHVSGRGIGSPLTDLSLKILQDKLYLKQDYISNYISITASGDQVKSATYFIKDVNNNLIGLLCINMDANKLLDMQAIIDSFMGATSDYFNLCEKSKERTSIKLADTEAKANEIEKAKPKVIEENLSTTTLEELTTTIINQVLIQTDIEPERMSPDEKVAIVAHLNEKGVFLLKGSVIEVAERLKTSEATIYRYLKQLSR is encoded by the coding sequence ATGACTAGTCAAGAAATTTTAAAGCCATATATCATATTTACGAAATTTTTAGGAAATTTTCTTGGACCTAATTATGAAGTGGTGCTTCATGATGTTACTACTCCAGAAAAATCAGTAATTGCAATAGAAAATTCCCATGTTAGTGGACGAGGAATAGGAAGTCCACTTACTGATTTATCACTCAAAATTTTACAAGACAAGCTATATTTAAAGCAGGATTATATATCAAACTACATAAGTATTACTGCTTCAGGAGACCAAGTAAAGTCTGCTACATACTTTATTAAAGATGTTAATAATAATTTAATTGGCTTACTATGCATAAACATGGATGCAAATAAATTGCTAGATATGCAAGCAATAATAGATTCATTTATGGGAGCTACAAGCGATTATTTTAATCTATGTGAAAAATCAAAGGAAAGAACAAGTATTAAGCTAGCTGATACTGAGGCTAAAGCTAATGAAATAGAAAAAGCAAAGCCTAAAGTGATTGAAGAGAATCTTAGCACTACTACCTTAGAAGAGCTCACGACTACAATCATAAATCAAGTGCTGATTCAAACGGATATTGAGCCAGAGCGAATGTCGCCCGATGAGAAAGTGGCTATAGTGGCTCATCTAAATGAAAAAGGAGTATTTCTTTTGAAAGGCAGTGTAATAGAAGTTGCTGAACGATTGAAAACTTCAGAAGCAACTATATATAGATATCTAAAACAATTATCCAGATAA
- a CDS encoding RsiV family protein → MNKFRNEYENIEIPDELEFLVRTTIKEQEKKMKRKNIINKSVIAAAVAGVVFVGSINLSSEISYALSEVPVLGSIVRVLTFKTFELKDNNFDAQLKTPAIEGLDSKLEAMLNEKYLDENQKLYDDFMKEIDELKKADMDEAHMGIASGYEVKTDTDKLLVIGRYVVNTVGSSSTTIKYDTIDKQNKLLITLPSLFKDEAYIEIISENIKTQMKEQMKDENNVYWLEDEMMGDENFSKIDKNQSFYITKDNQLVIAFDKYEVAPGYMGNPEFIIPNELLKDVLVSEEYIK, encoded by the coding sequence ATGAATAAATTCAGAAATGAATATGAAAATATAGAGATACCAGATGAATTGGAATTTTTAGTCAGAACGACAATAAAGGAGCAGGAGAAAAAAATGAAAAGAAAAAATATAATAAATAAAAGTGTAATTGCGGCGGCTGTTGCAGGAGTTGTATTTGTAGGAAGCATAAATTTAAGCTCTGAGATTTCATATGCCTTATCAGAGGTTCCGGTTCTTGGCTCGATAGTTAGGGTACTCACATTTAAAACCTTTGAGCTGAAGGACAATAATTTTGATGCACAGCTGAAAACACCAGCAATTGAAGGCTTAGATTCCAAACTTGAAGCTATGCTAAATGAAAAATATTTAGATGAAAATCAAAAGCTTTATGATGATTTTATGAAGGAAATAGATGAGCTGAAGAAAGCTGATATGGATGAGGCACATATGGGAATAGCTTCTGGATATGAAGTGAAAACTGATACTGATAAGCTCCTAGTAATAGGCAGATATGTTGTAAACACCGTAGGCTCATCATCTACTACTATAAAGTATGACACCATAGATAAACAAAATAAACTATTGATTACATTACCAAGTCTATTTAAAGATGAAGCATATATAGAAATAATCAGCGAGAATATAAAAACTCAAATGAAAGAACAGATGAAGGATGAGAATAATGTATACTGGCTAGAGGATGAAATGATGGGAGATGAAAACTTTTCTAAAATAGACAAAAACCAAAGCTTCTATATAACTAAAGATAATCAGCTGGTTATAGCATTTGATAAGTATGAGGTTGCCCCTGGGTATATGGGAAATCCTGAATTTATAATTCCAAATGAGCTGTTAAAGGATGTTCTTGTAAGTGAGGAATATATAAAATAA
- a CDS encoding sigma-70 family RNA polymerase sigma factor, which yields MKTKTNRDYVTKFIIENREGYYRLAYTYVKNQQDALDIVQEAICKALESQHKLKNPDGIKSWFYKIVVHTALDFLRKSNKIVLTEDEILEDIGGSSSDNYEDTDLMSALDRLSNENKTIVVLRYFEAMKLQDIANIMNIPESTVKTKLYSSLKKLRIELE from the coding sequence ATGAAAACAAAAACTAATCGCGATTATGTAACAAAATTCATCATAGAAAACAGGGAGGGATACTATAGATTAGCTTACACCTATGTAAAGAATCAGCAAGATGCCCTTGATATAGTCCAAGAAGCTATATGCAAAGCACTAGAATCACAGCATAAGTTAAAAAATCCAGATGGAATAAAGAGCTGGTTTTACAAAATAGTTGTTCATACTGCTTTAGATTTTTTGAGAAAATCAAATAAAATTGTTTTGACTGAGGATGAAATTCTAGAGGATATTGGAGGAAGTAGCTCTGATAATTATGAGGATACGGACTTAATGTCTGCACTAGATAGGCTAAGCAACGAAAATAAAACTATAGTGGTTCTTAGATATTTTGAAGCCATGAAACTTCAAGACATTGCTAACATAATGAACATACCTGAAAGTACAGTTAAAACTAAGCTTTATTCATCACTTAAAAAACTGCGCATAGAGCTTGAATAG
- a CDS encoding diguanylate cyclase, whose amino-acid sequence MSSQTILFLTVILLLAVIAYLLFKASLEKKNKEFEVNQIIKELDKKEMQCKTLFNNLSEFVFVIQDNKIIHANLKVMEQTGYKEKIKGINLYDLVHEDDFNKLSLMLDSRLIDDLDNQKIQFRFKKSDGDFMWVETSAVQLVWDDKASMLMFLTDITNRRITEDKLSYISYHDQLTGLFNRRFFEEELKRVDTLRNYPIAIVMIDVNGLKLINDAFGHASGDELIKTVSDLIKKELRSDDIVARIGGDEFSLIMTKVNEPDLISLKSRLEHSTKSKTIQDIPISIAIGYALKHEENIPISQVLNSADVMMYQNKLAQRAALRKEAIEIILHNLEKKYPEEQEHAKGTSYICKLLGKQLGFSQTQLLELLTLGYYHDIGKIALQDNILNYKGSLDAQQWDNMKRHPETGYSILSSSNEFAPIADSVLSHHERWDGSGYPKGLRGDEIPFYARILAVAEAYDALTRDKAYRKAVDDEEALEIIKDNAGTQFDPKIVKALIRALI is encoded by the coding sequence ATGAGTAGCCAAACTATTTTATTTTTAACCGTAATTTTGCTATTGGCAGTAATAGCATATTTATTATTTAAAGCCAGTTTAGAAAAGAAAAACAAAGAGTTTGAAGTAAATCAAATTATAAAGGAATTAGATAAAAAAGAGATGCAGTGCAAAACATTATTTAATAATTTATCCGAATTTGTATTCGTCATTCAAGACAATAAAATTATCCATGCTAATTTAAAGGTTATGGAACAAACAGGATATAAAGAAAAAATAAAAGGTATTAATCTTTATGACTTAGTACATGAGGATGATTTTAATAAACTAAGTCTAATGTTAGATTCTCGCCTTATAGATGACTTAGATAATCAAAAGATTCAATTCAGATTTAAAAAATCTGATGGTGATTTCATGTGGGTTGAAACTTCAGCGGTACAACTAGTATGGGATGATAAAGCAAGTATGTTGATGTTTTTAACTGATATAACAAATAGAAGAATAACTGAAGATAAGCTATCATATATTTCCTACCATGACCAGCTCACGGGGCTTTTTAACCGAAGATTTTTTGAGGAGGAGTTAAAGCGTGTTGACACTCTTAGAAATTATCCTATAGCTATAGTCATGATAGATGTAAATGGCCTTAAGCTTATCAATGATGCTTTTGGCCATGCAAGCGGAGATGAACTTATAAAAACTGTTTCAGACCTAATCAAAAAAGAGCTTAGGAGTGATGACATAGTCGCAAGAATAGGGGGAGATGAGTTTTCATTAATAATGACTAAGGTAAATGAGCCAGATTTAATATCATTAAAATCCAGATTAGAGCATTCTACAAAATCGAAAACCATTCAGGACATCCCTATATCAATAGCTATAGGTTATGCTCTAAAGCATGAAGAAAATATCCCTATTTCTCAAGTGCTAAATAGCGCTGATGTCATGATGTACCAAAATAAATTGGCTCAAAGAGCAGCTCTTAGAAAAGAAGCTATAGAAATTATTCTTCACAACTTAGAGAAAAAGTATCCAGAAGAACAAGAGCATGCAAAAGGAACTTCATATATATGTAAATTACTAGGAAAACAGCTTGGCTTCTCTCAGACTCAGCTTCTAGAGCTTCTTACTCTTGGCTATTATCACGATATAGGAAAGATTGCTCTTCAAGATAATATTTTAAATTATAAAGGCTCACTTGATGCTCAGCAGTGGGATAATATGAAGCGTCACCCTGAGACTGGATATAGTATTCTTAGCTCCTCTAATGAATTTGCACCTATAGCAGACTCAGTGCTTTCTCATCATGAAAGATGGGATGGAAGTGGATACCCTAAGGGACTAAGAGGGGATGAGATTCCATTTTATGCTAGGATACTAGCTGTAGCAGAAGCCTATGATGCGCTCACTAGAGATAAAGCATATAGGAAGGCTGTTGATGATGAGGAAGCTCTAGAAATAATAAAAGACAATGCTGGAACCCAATTTGATCCTAAAATAGTAAAGGCTCTAATAAGAGCTTTGATATAA
- the aroE gene encoding shikimate dehydrogenase — protein MKKNNFGLIGKTLDHSISDVLHQEIMKEAGIKGSYGMFEVEPENLEKVIASIRVLNIAGLNVTIPYKQDIMRYLDEIDQKAIEIGAVNTITLKENKAIGTNTDYDGFKLCLDKAGISISKNGFTLLGAGGAAKAVIKVLQDEQASKITLISRNPDKTKLEYPDFEILPYDEIHEIKDKYCLINCTPVGTYPNIEECPIKKEDIKKYSNVVDLIYNPQKTKLLKLADEYGINNINGLYMLIGQAIKAQEIWASKQALDLDDKKPLIDNIYEDIILKFNL, from the coding sequence ATGAAGAAAAACAATTTTGGATTAATAGGAAAAACTTTAGATCACAGTATATCAGACGTACTTCATCAAGAGATTATGAAAGAAGCAGGTATAAAAGGTAGCTACGGCATGTTTGAAGTAGAGCCTGAAAACTTAGAAAAGGTCATAGCTTCGATAAGAGTCCTAAACATAGCTGGTCTAAATGTAACCATCCCTTACAAGCAGGATATAATGAGATATCTAGATGAGATAGATCAAAAGGCAATCGAAATAGGGGCGGTAAATACAATTACTTTAAAAGAAAACAAAGCCATAGGAACAAACACAGATTACGATGGCTTTAAATTATGTCTTGATAAAGCAGGAATATCTATAAGCAAAAATGGATTTACTCTGCTTGGAGCAGGAGGAGCTGCAAAGGCAGTTATAAAAGTACTGCAGGATGAACAGGCTAGTAAGATAACACTTATAAGCAGAAATCCAGATAAAACCAAGCTGGAGTATCCAGATTTTGAAATACTGCCTTATGATGAAATCCATGAAATTAAGGATAAATACTGCCTTATAAACTGCACCCCAGTAGGAACCTATCCTAATATTGAAGAGTGTCCTATTAAAAAGGAAGATATTAAAAAGTACAGCAATGTAGTTGACCTCATATACAATCCACAAAAAACCAAGCTACTTAAGCTAGCAGATGAGTATGGTATCAATAACATAAATGGACTGTATATGTTAATAGGACAAGCTATAAAAGCACAGGAAATATGGGCAAGTAAGCAGGCTTTGGATTTAGATGATAAAAAGCCTTTAATAGATAATATATATGAAGATATAATCTTAAAATTCAACCTATAA
- the aroC gene encoding chorismate synthase, with protein sequence MSTTLGTKLKLTIFGESHGVAIGGVIDGILPGIKLDMDYIEAVMKRRMPGQNDMSTPRKEADKAEMLSGVFNGITTGAPIAFEIRNSNQHSSDYEKTKNLMRPGHADYTGYMKYKGYSDYRGGGHFSGRLTAVLTFAGAIASYILEGANIFITAHVLSIGEVIDENLNSMTGSAQLRDKLKQMELPVISEEKEIFMRNLIQDAKSNHDSIGGVVECAVTGVPAGIGNPFFDSVESRLSHMLFSIPAVKGIEFGDGFEMSKARASMVNDQMSIIDGEVTHKSNHNGGILGGITNAMPIIFKTAIKPTPSIAMSQNTVDINNSSDAIIEIKGRHDPCIVPRVVPVIESVAAFVILDMMLDESPEYIKSRWSL encoded by the coding sequence ATGAGTACGACACTGGGAACTAAATTAAAACTTACTATATTTGGAGAATCGCATGGAGTGGCCATAGGCGGAGTAATAGATGGAATCCTGCCTGGGATTAAGCTTGATATGGACTATATTGAAGCTGTGATGAAAAGACGAATGCCAGGACAAAATGATATGTCCACGCCTAGAAAAGAAGCTGATAAGGCTGAAATGTTAAGTGGTGTTTTTAATGGAATTACAACTGGTGCTCCTATAGCTTTTGAAATTAGAAATTCAAATCAGCACTCGAGCGATTATGAAAAAACTAAAAATCTAATGAGACCAGGCCATGCAGATTATACAGGCTATATGAAATACAAAGGGTACAGTGATTATAGAGGTGGAGGACATTTTTCAGGAAGATTAACAGCTGTGCTTACTTTTGCTGGTGCCATAGCAAGCTATATACTAGAGGGAGCAAATATTTTTATAACCGCTCATGTACTAAGTATAGGAGAGGTTATTGATGAAAATCTAAATTCTATGACAGGAAGTGCTCAGCTAAGAGATAAATTGAAGCAAATGGAACTACCAGTAATATCAGAGGAAAAAGAAATTTTCATGAGAAACCTAATTCAAGATGCAAAGTCAAACCACGATTCCATAGGCGGGGTAGTGGAGTGTGCTGTAACTGGGGTACCAGCTGGTATAGGAAACCCATTTTTCGATTCTGTCGAGAGTAGATTATCTCATATGCTATTTTCTATTCCAGCAGTTAAGGGTATTGAATTTGGTGATGGATTTGAGATGAGTAAAGCAAGAGCATCTATGGTAAACGACCAGATGAGCATAATTGATGGAGAAGTAACACATAAATCAAATCACAATGGTGGAATTTTAGGTGGCATCACTAATGCTATGCCTATAATATTCAAAACTGCAATAAAGCCAACTCCATCTATAGCGATGAGCCAAAATACTGTAGATATAAATAATTCCAGTGATGCAATAATTGAGATAAAAGGTAGACATGACCCTTGCATAGTGCCTAGAGTTGTTCCTGTAATCGAGTCTGTAGCAGCTTTTGTTATTTTGGATATGATGCTAGATGAAAGTCCTGAGTACATCAAATCAAGGTGGAGCCTATGA
- the aroA gene encoding 3-phosphoshikimate 1-carboxyvinyltransferase — MNKQVLRFILEEYQYISLKNLNSFVYSMNRKEVTMPKKTVTINPKKLSGEISIPPSKSMSHRAIIAASLSDGMSKITNVVLSDDIIATINAMKNFGVEIEVQDNADLRKTAIIKGNKNLVYTGNDIDCNESGSTLRFLIPFAGLMDEEVKFTGKGKLVERPLDVYYEIFDKQNISYRNEENKLPLVVNGKLKAGEFQLRGDISSQFITGLMFVLPLLDSDSKIIITTDLESKGYVDMTIDTLKVFGILIENKEYKEFYIKGNQAYKAREYKVEGDFSQAAFWIVAGAIGDKIICKDVNLESLQADKKIIDIAKAMGADIKKLEDGHIEVNSGHLKSMEIDASQIPDIIPVICVMASMSEGETRIINASRLRIKESDRIKSTVSELSKLGADITEHEDSIIINGKTQLTGGKLSSWNDHRIAMAMAIASIRCQLEVEISGAEAVSKSYPHFWEDFKTLGADINEYDTGN, encoded by the coding sequence TTGAACAAGCAAGTACTTAGATTTATTCTTGAGGAGTATCAGTATATATCATTAAAAAATTTAAATAGCTTTGTATACAGTATGAATAGAAAGGAAGTTACAATGCCTAAAAAGACAGTAACAATTAATCCTAAAAAGCTTTCTGGAGAAATAAGTATACCACCTTCAAAAAGCATGAGTCATAGAGCTATAATAGCCGCATCCTTATCCGATGGGATGAGTAAGATAACGAATGTAGTTTTGTCCGATGACATAATAGCAACGATCAATGCAATGAAGAATTTTGGAGTGGAAATCGAAGTTCAAGATAATGCAGACCTAAGGAAAACAGCAATAATTAAAGGTAATAAAAACTTAGTTTATACAGGAAACGACATAGATTGCAATGAGTCTGGCTCTACTCTTAGATTTTTAATTCCTTTTGCAGGATTGATGGATGAAGAGGTTAAGTTTACAGGTAAAGGCAAGCTTGTAGAAAGACCTCTTGATGTATATTATGAGATTTTTGATAAACAAAATATATCCTATAGGAATGAAGAAAATAAACTGCCTCTAGTAGTAAACGGAAAATTAAAGGCAGGAGAATTTCAGCTTCGTGGAGATATAAGCTCTCAGTTTATAACTGGGCTTATGTTTGTGCTTCCATTATTAGATTCTGATTCAAAGATAATTATCACAACGGATTTAGAATCTAAGGGGTATGTTGATATGACTATAGATACGCTAAAAGTCTTTGGAATATTGATAGAAAATAAAGAGTATAAAGAATTTTATATAAAGGGAAATCAAGCTTACAAAGCTAGAGAATATAAAGTTGAGGGCGATTTTTCGCAAGCAGCCTTTTGGATAGTAGCTGGAGCTATTGGAGATAAAATAATATGCAAGGATGTAAATCTAGAGTCTCTTCAAGCAGACAAAAAAATTATAGATATAGCAAAAGCTATGGGAGCAGATATTAAAAAGCTTGAAGATGGACACATTGAGGTAAACTCTGGACATTTAAAATCAATGGAAATAGATGCTTCTCAGATTCCAGATATAATTCCAGTAATTTGCGTTATGGCATCTATGAGTGAGGGAGAAACTAGAATTATCAATGCATCAAGACTTAGAATTAAAGAATCTGATAGAATTAAATCTACAGTCAGTGAATTATCGAAGCTAGGAGCAGATATTACAGAGCATGAGGATTCAATTATTATAAATGGAAAAACTCAGCTAACTGGAGGAAAACTCAGTAGCTGGAATGACCATAGAATAGCTATGGCTATGGCTATAGCTTCTATAAGATGTCAACTTGAAGTAGAAATATCAGGAGCTGAAGCAGTTTCTAAATCATATCCGCATTTTTGGGAAGACTTTAAAACGTTAGGGGCAGATATTAATGAGTACGACACTGGGAACTAA